The nucleotide sequence GACTCCGAGAATGGGCTCGCCATGGCAGCGACGGCGCGAGCGCGCACCGCTCCCCGCCGTGGGCCTTCCGCCCCAACCGCCGCCAGCAGCTGGGGACGAACGCGCTCCCACTTTGCCTTCGCCTGCTGCGGGCTGAATCGGTCGGGTTGGCACAGCGCACGCATGGCCGAATCGACGATTGTGATCGACTCTCGCGCAGGCAGGTCGAAGGCGCAGTCGACCGCCGTTCTCAGCAGGGACGTGACCGGGAGCCCGTTGACCACTTCTACATCATCGGCCTGCAGCCGGGACCGACGCCGCCGCAGGCTGATCGCACGACCCGCCCCGGATGGGTGCGGGAGGTTCCCGTCCGTGAAGGCGACCGGAGCCAAGGGAAGCCGGGTGCGCTTGGGATTCGTGGGCACTGCGATGCGAATATCGGTCTCGCCATGGCGCAGCCACAGTCCGTGCACGAGTGCCGCCGCCTCGTGGGTGAGTACTACTGCGGATCTGGCCGAGTGCACGGCGGCCACACACCGGGCCAGGCCGACCTCGCGCTGCTGCGCCCACACCGCCCGCCCGGGAGTCGGAAGCAAGGCGACGCCGGGAGCGATCTGCACACGGGTGTCACCGGCACGGGACCTGCTGGGGC is from Actinomyces sp. 432 and encodes:
- a CDS encoding endonuclease domain-containing protein produces the protein MDTIPAPPPLPTIEFTYAGRPSRSRAGDTRVQIAPGVALLPTPGRAVWAQQREVGLARCVAAVHSARSAVVLTHEAAALVHGLWLRHGETDIRIAVPTNPKRTRLPLAPVAFTDGNLPHPSGAGRAISLRRRRSRLQADDVEVVNGLPVTSLLRTAVDCAFDLPARESITIVDSAMRALCQPDRFSPQQAKAKWERVRPQLLAAVGAEGPRRGAVRARAVAAMASPFSESPGESLTRRLVVALGLPGPELQHEIMLDADGHRFLDFAWPDLRLAIEFDGRSKYSLNDDLWEEKLRQDAIGAMGWSFIRVTYADLNDEERLTARIMERMPPSVTLRARRVPGLWE